From the genome of Nocardia mangyaensis:
CCGCCGATGGTGCCACCATCCTGGTCTCCACCCACGATCTGCACGCGCTGCCGCAGTTGGCCGACGAGGCCGTGCTGTTGAACCGCAGGGTGCTCGAGCACGGTGACCCCGAAGTGGTGTTGCGGCCCGAGAATCTGGCCAAGGCCTTCGGGCTCGACGTGGACGAACAGCGATGAGCCTCGCAGAGTTCTTCCTCGACCCGCTGCGCTACGAATTCATGGTGCGGGCGCTGGCGACCACGGTGACCGCGGCGGTGGTGTGCGCGGTGCTGTCGTGCTGGCTGGTGCTGATCGGCTGGTCGCTGATGGGGGACGCCGTCTCGCACGCGGTGCTGCCGGGTGTGGTGATCGCCTACATCGTGGGCTGGCCGTTCGCGGTCGGGGCGGTGCTCTTCGGCTTCCTCGCCGTCGCGCTGATCGGGGTGGTTCGCGACACCAGCCGGGTGAAGGAGGACGCCGCGATCGGCATCGTGTTCACCACGTTGTTCGCGTTCGGTCTGGTGCTGGTGTCGGTGACGCCGAGCCAAACCGACTTGAACCACATCGTTTTCGGCAATCTGCTCGGGGTGAGCCGGGGTGAGATGGTCCAGATCATGATCCTGGCCGCGATCGTGTTGGCGGCGCTCGTCCTCAAGCGTCGCGACTTCACCCTCTACGCCTTCGACGCCACCCACGCCCACGCCATCGGCCTCAATCCCCGCGTCCTCGGCACGGCGCTGCTGGCCCTGCTCGCCCTCACCTCGGTGGTCGCCCTGCAGGCGGTCGGCGTTGTGCTGGTCGTGGCGATGCTGATCATTCCCGGTGCCACCGCCTACCTGCTCACCGACCGTTTCTCCCGCATGCTGCTGATCGCCCCCACCATCTCGGTCGTGTGCGCGGTCACCGGTCTCTACGTCAGCTACCACCTCGACACCGCCGCGGGCGGCATGGTCGTGGTCGCCCAGGGCGTCGCCTTCACCCTGGTCTACCTGTTCGCCCCCCGTCACGGCATCATCGGCCGCCGGATCACCACCGCCCGCGCTCGCGCCGCGACGGCGAAGGCCGCGAGCTAGTTGTCGGCGGCGTTTGGCATGATCCGCGCTATGAAAGCCACCGGTGACGACGTCCGTACCGTCGTCGCTTCGCTGCCGGAGACCACCGAGCAATTCGCCTGGGGCATGCCCGTTTTCAAGGTGGCGGGCAAGCTGTTCCTCACCCTGCCCGAAGACGAGACCTCGATGGCGGTGCGCTGCCCGATCGTCGACCGCGACGAACTGGTCCTCGCCGAACCCGCCAAATTCTGGATCGCCACCCACGAGGCGGGCAATCCGTGGGTGCGGGTCCGCCTCGCCGCGCTCGACGACCGGGAGGAGCTCACGGCCATCATCACCGACTCCTGGCGGCTGGCCGCGCCCCGCGCCTTGCTCGAAAAGACCGACTGATCAGCGCGGGAGAGGGGCTGTAGACCACGCGGGCACAGTAGGCGCGCCGGTCGAATCAATTGGCTGTCAGTCAGTTACAGGACCGGGGTGATGGTGGCCTCGATTGTTTGGATCTCGTTGTCCGGGATGACGAAGGTCTCGACGATCTCGACGGTGGTGAGGCGGTGGCCTGCGATGCCGGTGTCGAGGAGGTAGGTGGTGGTGACGGTGTCGCCGGATTCGGTCATGGTGAGTTCGCGGTAGCCCTGGATGACGCGGTACTGGAGGCCGTGTTCGAGATCGGCGGTGAGCTGGGGGCCGGAGTAGCCGGTTTGGAAGCCGACTTCGACGCGGGTGGCGTCGGGCGCGAAGGGGACCGCGCTGGCGTCGTGGGAGACCAGGGCGTCGAGGTAGGCGCGGGCGATGGCCTGGCGCGGGGTGTCGGCCGGATTCGGTTCTGCCGCAGCGGATGCCGTGCCCAGGGTGAGGAAGACGGCCGCCAGAGCTGAAACGTGGGTGATTCGCATGGGGAGATGCTGACCGTCCGGGCGGGGGAGCGCAAGCGGTGCGCGCGAGATCGCGGTGGTACTGCCCGGTAGGCTCGGCAGTCCTATGGCACTCAGCGCAACCCTGCACCATTTCGCCGTTCAGTTGGCCGATGTCGACCGCGGCGTCTATGAGGATCTCGAGCTGCGGGTCGCTCGCCACCCCTCCGAAACCCTCGAATACATGCTCACCCGCATCCT
Proteins encoded in this window:
- a CDS encoding MmcQ/YjbR family DNA-binding protein, producing the protein MKATGDDVRTVVASLPETTEQFAWGMPVFKVAGKLFLTLPEDETSMAVRCPIVDRDELVLAEPAKFWIATHEAGNPWVRVRLAALDDREELTAIITDSWRLAAPRALLEKTD
- a CDS encoding metal ABC transporter permease, translated to MSLAEFFLDPLRYEFMVRALATTVTAAVVCAVLSCWLVLIGWSLMGDAVSHAVLPGVVIAYIVGWPFAVGAVLFGFLAVALIGVVRDTSRVKEDAAIGIVFTTLFAFGLVLVSVTPSQTDLNHIVFGNLLGVSRGEMVQIMILAAIVLAALVLKRRDFTLYAFDATHAHAIGLNPRVLGTALLALLALTSVVALQAVGVVLVVAMLIIPGATAYLLTDRFSRMLLIAPTISVVCAVTGLYVSYHLDTAAGGMVVVAQGVAFTLVYLFAPRHGIIGRRITTARARAATAKAAS